In one window of Lacticaseibacillus casei DSM 20011 = JCM 1134 = ATCC 393 DNA:
- the rpsK gene encoding 30S ribosomal protein S11, with translation MAGRKTTRKRRVRKNVESGVAHIHSTFNNTLVMITDPRGNAIAWSSAGALGFKGSRKSTPFAAQMAAEAAAKESMEHGMKSVEVAVKGPGSGREAAIRSLQATGLEVTAIRDVTPVPHNGSRPPKRRRV, from the coding sequence ATGGCAGGTAGAAAAACTACGCGGAAGCGCCGTGTCCGCAAGAACGTTGAATCTGGCGTGGCTCATATCCACTCAACTTTCAACAACACCTTAGTAATGATCACGGACCCTCGCGGCAATGCGATCGCTTGGTCCTCTGCTGGTGCACTCGGTTTTAAAGGTAGTCGTAAGTCAACGCCGTTTGCTGCGCAGATGGCAGCTGAAGCGGCTGCGAAAGAATCAATGGAACATGGCATGAAGTCGGTTGAAGTTGCGGTTAAGGGCCCTGGCTCTGGTCGTGAAGCTGCAATCCGTTCGCTTCAGGCAACAGGTCTTGAAGTTACTGCGATCCGTGATGTTACACCGGTTCCGCATAACGGTTCTCGTCCTCCAAAGCGTCGTCGTGTTTAA
- a CDS encoding DNA-directed RNA polymerase subunit alpha, which translates to MIEFEKPNITKVDDSTNYGKFVVEPLERGYGTTLGNSLRRILLSSLPGAAVSSIQIDGVLHEFSTIDGVLEDVTQIILNIKKLALKMNTDEDKNIEIDVNGPAKVTAADIVTDPDVEVLNPEQYICTVADGGHFHVRMTVKKGRGYVAADQNKSDDMPIGVLPIDSIFTPISRVNYQVESTRVGRRNDFDKLTLDVWTNGSISPREAISLAAKILTEHLDIFVNLTDEAKNAEIMVEKEETHKEKMLEMTIEELDLSVRSYNCLKRAGINTVQELTNKTEADMMKVRNLGRKSLEEVKNKLADLGLGLRKED; encoded by the coding sequence ATGATCGAATTCGAAAAGCCGAACATTACCAAAGTTGATGACAGCACCAACTATGGCAAGTTTGTGGTTGAACCGTTGGAACGCGGCTACGGTACTACGTTAGGTAACTCGTTGCGGCGGATCCTTCTTTCTTCATTGCCGGGCGCAGCTGTCAGCAGCATCCAGATTGACGGGGTACTTCATGAGTTCTCGACAATCGATGGTGTGCTGGAAGATGTCACCCAAATCATTTTGAATATCAAAAAATTGGCACTCAAGATGAATACCGATGAAGACAAGAACATCGAAATTGATGTCAACGGTCCGGCTAAGGTAACTGCTGCTGATATCGTCACTGATCCTGATGTTGAGGTCTTAAATCCTGAACAGTATATCTGTACTGTTGCAGACGGCGGGCACTTCCATGTACGTATGACTGTTAAAAAGGGTCGCGGGTATGTGGCAGCTGACCAGAACAAGTCTGATGACATGCCAATCGGTGTTTTGCCGATCGACTCGATTTTCACCCCGATCAGCCGGGTTAACTATCAAGTTGAAAGCACCCGTGTTGGCCGTCGGAATGATTTCGACAAGTTAACGCTGGATGTTTGGACTAATGGCTCAATCTCACCACGTGAAGCCATCAGTTTAGCAGCGAAGATCCTGACCGAACACCTGGATATTTTCGTCAATCTGACGGATGAGGCTAAAAACGCCGAGATTATGGTTGAAAAAGAAGAAACACACAAGGAAAAGATGCTTGAGATGACCATCGAAGAGCTTGACTTGTCGGTTCGTTCTTACAACTGTTTGAAGCGTGCCGGGATCAACACGGTCCAGGAGTTAACCAACAAAACAGAAGCCGATATGATGAAAGTGCGCAACTTAGGCCGCAAGTCACTTGAAGAAGTTAAAAACAAGTTGGCTGATCTTGGCTTAGGGTTGCGTAAAGAAGACTAA
- the rpsM gene encoding 30S ribosomal protein S13, with the protein MARIAGVDLPRGKQIVIALTYIYGVGKTTAQKILKTAGVPEDVRQDDLTPEQEDKIRAALDSYKVEGDLRREVNLNIKRLMEIGSYRGIRHRRGLPVRGQNTKNNARTRKGKKASMAGKKK; encoded by the coding sequence ATGGCTCGTATCGCAGGTGTCGACTTACCACGTGGTAAGCAAATCGTCATTGCCTTAACCTATATTTATGGTGTTGGCAAGACAACCGCTCAAAAGATTCTCAAGACTGCCGGTGTTCCGGAAGACGTTCGTCAAGATGACCTGACCCCAGAACAAGAAGACAAGATTCGTGCAGCTTTGGATTCATACAAAGTTGAAGGCGATCTCCGTCGTGAAGTGAACCTGAACATCAAACGTTTGATGGAAATCGGTTCATATCGCGGCATCCGTCATCGTCGTGGCTTGCCGGTTCGCGGGCAAAACACCAAAAACAATGCTCGCACCCGTAAAGGGAAGAAAGCAAGCATGGCAGGTAAGAAAAAATAA